A genome region from Sphaerisporangium krabiense includes the following:
- a CDS encoding adenylate kinase family protein, with product MADGLACPLDGAARTSGRDRALSRRMCGDCGLDYNLIGGRPRREGVCDSCGGRLEAREVDTPEALTARIDDHRESIAALLDRLRRKAPVFVVDASRDPDTVQEEIRTLLGLPS from the coding sequence GTGGCTGACGGCCTGGCGTGCCCGCTTGACGGCGCGGCGCGGACGAGCGGTCGCGACCGTGCGCTGTCCAGACGGATGTGCGGCGACTGCGGCCTGGACTACAACCTCATCGGGGGCCGGCCCCGGCGCGAGGGCGTCTGCGACTCCTGCGGCGGCCGCCTCGAGGCGCGGGAGGTCGACACCCCGGAGGCGCTCACCGCCCGGATCGATGACCATCGGGAGAGCATCGCCGCCCTGCTGGACCGGCTCCGGCGCAAGGCTCCGGTCTTCGTCGTCGACGCGAGCCGCGATCCGGACACCGTCCAGGAAGAGATCCGTACGCTCCTTGGGCTCCCCTCTTAA
- a CDS encoding ester cyclase has product MTMGDARALKDKLLEAFNAHDLDLVLQCHSRDAVLVTPGGVAEGHDQIASFYEEIFAGFPDLCMTIWHTVFCTDPAVTEWMLTGTHNGPLVLPSGGVLDGTGRHVAVRGTSACSVGNNKIITHRIYYDQLELYSQLGGELVFDDH; this is encoded by the coding sequence ATGACCATGGGCGACGCTCGCGCGCTCAAGGACAAGCTGCTCGAGGCCTTCAACGCCCACGATCTGGATCTTGTTCTTCAGTGCCACAGCCGGGACGCGGTCCTGGTGACCCCCGGGGGCGTCGCGGAAGGACACGACCAGATCGCTTCGTTCTACGAGGAGATCTTCGCAGGGTTTCCCGACCTGTGCATGACGATCTGGCACACCGTGTTCTGCACCGATCCCGCGGTGACCGAATGGATGCTCACCGGCACGCATAACGGGCCTTTGGTGCTGCCCAGCGGAGGTGTGCTGGACGGAACCGGCCGTCATGTCGCCGTTCGCGGCACCAGCGCCTGCTCCGTTGGCAACAACAAGATCATTACTCATCGGATCTACTACGACCAACTCGAACTGTACAGCCAGCTTGGTGGCGAACTCGTCTTCGACGATCACTGA
- a CDS encoding thioredoxin family protein, whose amino-acid sequence MDVNRLTQKSQEALQGAQTKATRFGRTEVDGEHLLFALLEPPEGLVPRLLSAAGAGAGNADQAPRLSERFTVQAIPTLVVIDQGRVLTRRSGAAPAPAPREWVDHALAA is encoded by the coding sequence GTGGACGTGAACCGCCTTACTCAGAAGTCACAGGAGGCCCTGCAGGGCGCCCAGACCAAGGCGACCCGCTTCGGGCGCACCGAAGTCGACGGCGAGCATCTCCTGTTCGCGTTGCTGGAACCGCCCGAAGGGCTGGTCCCACGCCTGCTCTCGGCCGCCGGCGCCGGCGCGGGGAACGCGGACCAAGCGCCCCGGCTCTCGGAACGCTTCACCGTACAGGCCATCCCGACGCTTGTCGTGATCGATCAGGGCCGGGTCCTCACCCGGCGATCGGGCGCGGCGCCGGCTCCCGCCCCACGCGAATGGGTGGACCATGCGCTGGCCGCCTGA
- a CDS encoding TetR/AcrR family transcriptional regulator, with protein sequence MTEQKKRRAYSSALRQEQAEATRQKIAGAARKLMIKKGYADTTMAEVAREAGVALQTLYTSSPGGKPALAKLVYDTTLAGDARPLPQSDRPEVQAIIDEPDPARKLARYAAMATGILRRIQPVHRVLRAAAAASPADAGLQEVLADIERERLKGSHGPAHHLHALGALRPGLTPARATEQIYVLTSTENFEKLTEVCEWTEAEYEEWLAWILAATLLQG encoded by the coding sequence ATGACCGAGCAGAAAAAGCGCCGCGCCTACTCCAGCGCTCTACGGCAGGAGCAGGCCGAGGCCACGCGGCAGAAGATCGCGGGCGCGGCACGGAAGTTGATGATCAAAAAGGGGTACGCCGACACGACCATGGCCGAGGTCGCCCGCGAGGCCGGCGTGGCGCTCCAGACCCTGTACACGTCCTCTCCCGGCGGAAAACCCGCCCTGGCCAAGCTCGTCTACGACACCACACTGGCCGGCGATGCCCGGCCCCTGCCGCAGAGCGACCGCCCCGAGGTCCAGGCGATCATCGACGAACCCGATCCCGCGCGCAAGCTGGCCCGGTACGCCGCCATGGCCACCGGGATCCTGCGGCGCATCCAGCCCGTGCACCGCGTCCTGCGCGCGGCCGCCGCCGCCTCCCCGGCCGACGCGGGACTCCAGGAGGTCCTGGCCGACATCGAACGCGAGCGGCTGAAGGGCAGCCACGGGCCGGCCCACCACCTGCACGCGCTCGGGGCCCTGCGGCCCGGCCTCACTCCGGCCAGAGCGACCGAACAGATCTACGTCCTCACCTCGACGGAGAACTTCGAGAAGCTGACCGAGGTCTGCGAGTGGACCGAGGCCGAGTACGAGGAATGGCTCGCCTGGATCCTCGCGGCCACCCTCCTCCAGGGCTGA
- a CDS encoding glutathione-independent formaldehyde dehydrogenase: protein MRAVVYKGPRQVEVESVPDARIERPTDVLVRVTTTNICGSDLHMYEGRTDFETGRVLGHENLGEVVEVGSAVDHVRVGDVVCMPFNISCGFCANCERGLTAYCLTTNPEPGMAGAAYGFADMGPYNGGQAELLRVPYGDVNCLVLPDDAKEKQNDYVMLADIWPTGWHATQLACVQAGETVVIYGAGPVGLMAAYSATLKSASKVMVVDRHPDRLAKAEEIGAIAIDDSKSPPVDQVMELTKGLGADRGCECVGYQAHDPQGHEHPNMTLNNLVKSVKFTGTIGVVGVFIPTDPGSPDDLYKQGEIAFDYGMLWFKGQTIGNGQCNVKNYNRALMSLIHEGKARPSWVVSHELELDDAPGGYEHFDRRDPGWTKVVIHPDRLS, encoded by the coding sequence ATGAGAGCAGTCGTGTACAAGGGACCTCGGCAGGTCGAGGTCGAGAGTGTCCCCGACGCGCGCATAGAGCGGCCCACCGATGTCCTGGTCCGCGTCACCACGACCAACATCTGTGGGTCGGACCTGCACATGTACGAAGGCCGGACCGACTTCGAGACAGGCCGGGTCCTCGGCCACGAGAACCTCGGCGAAGTGGTCGAGGTCGGATCGGCCGTCGACCACGTCCGCGTCGGCGACGTGGTCTGCATGCCGTTCAACATCTCCTGCGGCTTCTGCGCGAACTGCGAGAGGGGCCTGACGGCCTACTGCCTCACCACCAATCCTGAGCCGGGCATGGCCGGGGCGGCGTACGGCTTCGCGGACATGGGGCCCTACAACGGCGGCCAGGCCGAGTTGTTGCGCGTGCCGTACGGCGACGTCAACTGCCTCGTCCTTCCGGACGACGCGAAGGAGAAGCAGAACGACTACGTGATGCTCGCCGACATCTGGCCCACCGGCTGGCACGCGACGCAGCTCGCCTGCGTGCAGGCGGGCGAGACCGTCGTGATCTACGGGGCCGGGCCCGTCGGGCTGATGGCCGCCTACTCCGCCACGCTCAAGAGCGCGAGCAAGGTGATGGTCGTCGACCGTCATCCCGACCGGCTCGCCAAGGCCGAGGAGATCGGCGCGATCGCGATCGACGACTCCAAGTCGCCGCCGGTCGATCAGGTCATGGAGCTCACCAAGGGCCTGGGCGCCGACCGGGGCTGCGAATGCGTGGGCTACCAGGCGCACGACCCGCAGGGGCACGAGCACCCCAACATGACGCTCAACAACCTCGTCAAATCGGTCAAGTTCACCGGGACCATCGGCGTCGTCGGCGTCTTCATTCCCACCGACCCCGGCAGCCCGGACGATCTCTACAAGCAGGGCGAGATCGCCTTCGACTACGGGATGCTCTGGTTCAAGGGCCAGACGATCGGCAACGGCCAGTGCAACGTGAAGAACTACAACCGGGCGCTCATGTCACTCATCCACGAAGGGAAGGCCCGGCCGTCCTGGGTCGTCTCGCATGAACTGGAGCTGGACGACGCACCGGGTGGCTACGAGCACTTCGACCGGCGGGATCCCGGCTGGACCAAGGTCGTCATCCATCCCGACCGGCTCAGCTGA
- a CDS encoding DUF1931 family protein produces MVVMAVPRFERLFRSAAGVDVDKDDLRRYGDFVNGKVHDLLLIGQAHAKANRRDIIEPWDLPVTKGLQESIHRFGLLDEDIELKPILEQLAALPPLDLSIGEETIGRLPEIVGGLSVALARTFKIVDPDVKNPATEQWERAIDVFDLLL; encoded by the coding sequence ATGGTCGTCATGGCGGTGCCGAGATTCGAACGCCTCTTCCGCAGCGCCGCAGGGGTCGACGTCGACAAGGACGACCTGCGGCGCTACGGCGATTTCGTCAACGGCAAGGTCCACGACCTTCTGCTGATCGGCCAGGCCCACGCCAAGGCCAACCGTCGCGACATCATCGAACCCTGGGATCTGCCCGTCACCAAGGGCCTTCAGGAGAGCATCCACCGATTCGGCCTCCTCGATGAGGACATCGAGCTCAAACCCATCCTGGAGCAGCTCGCCGCGTTGCCCCCGCTCGACCTGTCGATCGGCGAGGAGACCATCGGCCGCCTGCCCGAGATCGTCGGAGGCCTGTCAGTGGCACTGGCCCGGACTTTCAAGATCGTGGATCCGGACGTGAAGAACCCCGCGACCGAGCAGTGGGAGCGCGCGATAGATGTCTTCGACCTGCTGCTCTGA
- a CDS encoding DUF2267 domain-containing protein has product MATSDQRRPEIVVGLVATPPDYPALVVARLTAELADRLAEQVDADVRWIVREGWGEVAPRRDGGVEGLLDDLARRRADAGWDVAICLTDLPLHTERVPLVAQMSARRRVALVSLPALGLRQLRAVRAAVPNLVGRLLTDATEERVLLAGWAPPELTGQVAAIHRVVGGADAGELGYVASRLIGRLRLVTGMVRANRPGRALLGLSKLLVGAFGTAAFALTTDTIWQMGDALGGLRLAVIMILGLTALVTWLIVAHDLWKKPDRETPAELARLFNLGTILTLTLATAVSYLVLFAGTTLAAALLIDTSVLKQTLHRSVDFTDYLILAWIISSLATVGGTIGSGLEDEETVRAAAYGYHPEPGGWRDEKDA; this is encoded by the coding sequence ATGGCCACCAGTGATCAGCGTCGGCCGGAGATCGTCGTCGGACTCGTGGCGACCCCGCCGGACTACCCGGCCCTGGTGGTGGCGCGGCTCACCGCCGAGCTGGCCGACCGGCTCGCCGAGCAGGTGGACGCGGACGTGCGGTGGATCGTCCGCGAAGGCTGGGGTGAAGTGGCTCCGCGCCGCGACGGCGGCGTCGAGGGGCTGCTCGACGATCTTGCCCGCCGGCGCGCCGACGCCGGGTGGGACGTCGCGATCTGCCTGACCGACCTGCCGCTGCACACCGAGCGGGTGCCGCTGGTCGCGCAGATGTCCGCCCGGCGCCGAGTCGCGTTGGTTTCCTTGCCCGCGCTGGGGCTGCGCCAGCTGCGAGCGGTCCGCGCAGCCGTGCCGAATCTCGTGGGCCGGCTGCTCACCGACGCCACCGAGGAGCGGGTGCTGCTGGCCGGCTGGGCACCGCCCGAGCTGACCGGCCAGGTCGCCGCCATTCACCGGGTGGTCGGCGGGGCTGACGCCGGGGAACTGGGCTACGTCGCCTCGCGGCTGATCGGCCGGCTGCGGCTGGTGACCGGAATGGTCCGGGCCAACCGCCCGGGGCGCGCCCTGCTGGGCCTGTCCAAACTGCTGGTCGGCGCCTTCGGCACGGCCGCGTTCGCGCTCACCACCGACACCATCTGGCAGATGGGCGACGCGCTCGGCGGACTCCGCCTCGCCGTGATCATGATTCTCGGGCTGACCGCGCTGGTGACCTGGCTGATCGTCGCGCACGACCTGTGGAAGAAACCGGACCGGGAGACACCGGCTGAGCTGGCCCGGCTGTTCAACCTGGGCACGATCCTCACCCTCACCCTGGCCACCGCGGTGTCCTATCTGGTGCTGTTCGCCGGAACGACACTCGCCGCAGCGCTGCTGATCGACACATCCGTGCTGAAACAGACCCTGCACCGGTCGGTCGATTTCACCGACTACCTGATACTGGCCTGGATCATCAGCTCGCTCGCCACCGTCGGCGGCACGATCGGCTCCGGGCTGGAGGACGAGGAAACGGTGCGGGCCGCCGCTTACGGCTACCATCCCGAACCCGGCGGCTGGCGCGACGAGAAGGACGCGTAG
- a CDS encoding DUF1772 domain-containing protein yields the protein MSLALAASRMVALLLVGLYAGGVVFVVLAPSVARLPGPAYVRYWQALNVDYGRAMPPLLLAGIATLIVVTALSWRRGWFALGVSAAALIMVILTVVLTLTGLEPLNRVADAWNPDLLPADWQETRRRWLNLHLVRTALALAAFACLITVQAFDRG from the coding sequence GTGTCCTTAGCGCTCGCCGCGTCCAGGATGGTCGCGTTGCTGCTGGTCGGCCTGTACGCGGGCGGAGTCGTCTTCGTGGTGCTCGCCCCGTCCGTGGCCCGCCTGCCGGGGCCCGCGTACGTCCGGTACTGGCAGGCGCTCAACGTCGACTACGGCCGCGCCATGCCGCCGCTGCTGCTGGCCGGCATCGCGACGCTGATCGTCGTGACCGCCCTGTCGTGGCGCCGTGGATGGTTCGCTCTGGGCGTCAGCGCGGCCGCCCTGATCATGGTGATCCTCACCGTGGTCCTCACCCTGACGGGCCTGGAGCCCCTCAACCGGGTGGCGGACGCCTGGAACCCCGACCTCTTGCCCGCCGACTGGCAGGAGACCCGACGGCGGTGGCTGAACCTGCACCTCGTCCGTACCGCACTCGCGCTCGCCGCGTTCGCCTGCCTGATCACCGTCCAAGCCTTCGACCGCGGCTGA
- a CDS encoding NAD-dependent succinate-semialdehyde dehydrogenase: protein MPYQSVNPYSGEVVATFSEITDAELEDALSRARSTYEKWRRRSFDERAAVTRRAARILRERRDEFARLLTLEMGKRIGESIEEVLLSADIFDYYADNAEDFLKPVPIDTRKGEAVVVSSPLGVLFGVQPWNFPYYQLARFAVPNVMTGNVVMVKHASSVPRSALAFEELYREAGAPDGVYTNLFVTKEQVGKVIDDPRVMGVALTGSEEAGGVIATRAGKAIKKTTLELGGSDPLIAMPDADVGPTVHWAVWGRLNNCGQSCVATKRLLIHEQIADKFLEEFTAAMSGLVAGDPMDERTTLPPMSSQSAADKLKAQVAEAVEHGARATEVGPPVPEIGAFVQPTILTDVSRDNPVYGQELFGPVAMFFSVRDEDEAIAIANDTGFGLGGAVFTSDIEHGKEIAHRIESGMVFVNHPTWTAPELPFGGIKRSGYGRELSWLGIQEFVNKKLIDVVPLDAAP from the coding sequence ATGCCTTATCAATCAGTCAATCCTTACAGTGGCGAGGTCGTCGCCACATTCTCGGAGATCACCGACGCGGAACTCGAGGACGCCCTTTCACGTGCTCGGTCGACGTACGAGAAGTGGCGGCGGCGAAGCTTCGACGAACGAGCGGCCGTCACCCGACGCGCGGCCCGGATCCTGCGTGAGCGGCGGGACGAGTTCGCCCGCCTGCTGACCCTGGAGATGGGAAAGCGGATCGGCGAGAGCATCGAAGAGGTGCTCCTGAGCGCGGACATCTTCGACTACTACGCCGACAACGCCGAGGACTTTCTCAAGCCCGTCCCGATCGACACGCGTAAGGGCGAGGCGGTCGTCGTCAGCAGCCCGCTAGGTGTCCTGTTCGGCGTGCAGCCGTGGAACTTCCCGTACTACCAGCTGGCGCGATTCGCGGTACCCAACGTGATGACGGGCAACGTCGTCATGGTCAAGCACGCGTCGAGCGTTCCCCGGTCCGCGCTGGCCTTCGAGGAGCTCTACCGCGAGGCCGGTGCGCCGGACGGCGTCTACACCAACCTTTTCGTCACCAAGGAACAGGTGGGGAAGGTGATCGACGATCCGCGCGTGATGGGGGTGGCCCTGACCGGCAGCGAGGAGGCGGGCGGTGTCATCGCGACGCGCGCCGGCAAGGCGATCAAGAAGACCACCCTCGAACTGGGTGGCAGCGACCCGCTGATCGCCATGCCCGACGCCGATGTGGGTCCGACGGTCCACTGGGCCGTGTGGGGCCGGCTCAACAACTGCGGGCAGTCCTGCGTGGCCACCAAGCGGCTCCTCATCCACGAGCAGATCGCCGACAAGTTCCTCGAGGAGTTCACCGCGGCCATGAGCGGGTTGGTCGCCGGGGACCCGATGGACGAGCGGACCACCCTGCCGCCGATGTCGTCCCAGTCGGCCGCCGACAAGCTGAAGGCGCAGGTGGCCGAGGCGGTCGAGCACGGTGCCCGGGCGACCGAGGTCGGCCCCCCGGTGCCGGAGATCGGAGCGTTCGTCCAGCCGACGATTCTCACCGACGTCAGCCGCGACAATCCGGTCTACGGCCAGGAGCTCTTCGGCCCAGTGGCGATGTTCTTCAGCGTCAGGGACGAGGATGAGGCGATCGCCATCGCCAACGACACGGGCTTCGGGCTCGGTGGCGCGGTTTTCACCTCCGACATCGAGCACGGCAAGGAGATCGCCCACCGCATCGAGAGCGGCATGGTCTTCGTCAACCATCCCACCTGGACCGCGCCGGAGTTGCCCTTCGGTGGCATCAAGCGGTCCGGTTACGGGCGGGAGCTGTCCTGGCTCGGCATCCAGGAGTTCGTCAACAAGAAGCTGATCGACGTCGTTCCGCTCGACGCCGCGCCGTGA
- a CDS encoding helix-turn-helix transcriptional regulator, whose amino-acid sequence MSDIPAWASRLRALRRHNLWTQREMAKRLADAADEHTRARLPERDSLIRMIKYWEAGTHRPKDPYPVLYSRAFGMDEEELFGTTAALARHDSTDALSQILREENPLTPYARRKGSRIGAETLADMSARVHGLRLADDVLAGLDLIQPAFRELGTAVRMFRDSAHTEEAGRDLLVIIGEFAQIAGWVAGDAGRADQAARTYKLGIGAAQDAGDGTLASYLIGSLAYQVSGGDDPGESVALAQAALDAAGTSAPPRARALCWDRLAWANARAGDAQATIRALGEADEALVRDFGGTEPAYLYWVDENELQIMKARAYTELRRPLRAVPLLTDVLSRYNPAHSRELALYLSWLAVALADANEPEESARVAARMLELSADVASDRTAQRARVVLHRLQRYRDVPQVRELLMAYG is encoded by the coding sequence ATGAGCGATATCCCGGCCTGGGCCTCGCGCCTCCGAGCGCTGCGGCGTCATAACCTGTGGACGCAGCGAGAGATGGCGAAGCGGCTCGCCGACGCCGCCGACGAGCACACCCGCGCGCGCCTGCCCGAACGTGACTCTCTCATTCGCATGATCAAGTATTGGGAGGCGGGCACGCACCGCCCCAAAGACCCCTATCCGGTGCTGTACTCGCGAGCTTTCGGCATGGACGAAGAGGAATTGTTCGGTACTACAGCGGCGCTGGCACGCCATGATTCCACGGATGCTCTGTCGCAGATCCTTCGCGAAGAAAATCCCCTTACTCCGTACGCCCGCCGCAAAGGCTCACGTATCGGTGCGGAAACCCTCGCCGATATGTCGGCGCGAGTCCATGGTCTGCGGCTCGCCGACGATGTCCTCGCCGGACTCGATCTCATCCAGCCCGCCTTCCGCGAACTCGGCACGGCCGTCCGGATGTTCAGAGACTCGGCGCACACCGAGGAGGCAGGCCGGGACCTGTTGGTCATCATCGGGGAGTTCGCCCAGATCGCCGGCTGGGTGGCAGGTGACGCGGGACGGGCCGACCAGGCGGCGCGCACGTACAAGCTGGGCATAGGCGCGGCCCAGGACGCCGGTGACGGCACCCTCGCCTCGTACCTGATCGGATCGCTGGCCTATCAGGTTTCCGGAGGCGACGACCCTGGCGAGAGCGTGGCCCTCGCGCAGGCGGCGCTGGACGCGGCCGGGACCTCCGCGCCTCCCCGGGCACGCGCCCTCTGCTGGGATCGGCTGGCGTGGGCGAACGCGCGGGCGGGTGACGCGCAGGCGACCATACGAGCCCTCGGCGAGGCGGACGAGGCCCTCGTCCGTGACTTCGGCGGTACGGAGCCCGCTTACCTGTACTGGGTGGACGAGAACGAGCTCCAGATCATGAAGGCACGCGCGTACACCGAACTACGACGACCGCTGCGCGCCGTCCCACTCCTGACCGATGTGCTCAGCCGATACAACCCCGCACATTCACGAGAACTCGCCTTGTACCTGTCATGGCTGGCCGTCGCACTGGCGGACGCCAACGAACCCGAAGAGTCGGCACGAGTGGCCGCCAGAATGCTGGAGCTCTCAGCAGACGTGGCCAGCGACCGCACCGCCCAACGCGCCCGCGTCGTTCTGCATCGCCTCCAGCGCTATCGGGACGTGCCACAAGTACGAGAACTGCTCATGGCGTACGGCTGA
- a CDS encoding methyltransferase domain-containing protein — translation MRYASFVLVALVVWGDDHVVMTSSPRPPHVDGRPDPIGGTTALGGEPAPARGYLLDNARAEAGERFIQLAELFDGVTRGHFARLGVGVGSRCWEVGAGGRSIPEALAAAVGPTGHVLATDIDPSWLKAGGGYEVRRHDVAADPPPEPGTFDLVHARLVLVHVPDRARALATMAAALRPGGWLLVEDADTALQPLACLDDSGPAQRRANRLRDAVRELLTRRGADLRYGRTLPRALREAGLVDVAAAGSFPVGGPACDRLEAATIRHVRGELLAAGLADDAELDAHLAAIDAGELDLTLAPLISAWGRRPAEHPPARG, via the coding sequence GTGAGATATGCCTCCTTCGTCCTCGTGGCGCTGGTGGTCTGGGGAGACGACCATGTAGTGATGACCTCCTCGCCCCGCCCGCCGCACGTCGATGGCCGACCGGATCCGATAGGCGGGACTACCGCGCTCGGCGGAGAGCCCGCTCCCGCCCGCGGGTACCTGCTGGACAACGCGCGCGCCGAGGCGGGCGAGCGGTTCATTCAGCTGGCCGAGCTGTTCGACGGTGTGACGCGGGGGCACTTCGCTCGACTGGGGGTCGGGGTCGGCTCGCGCTGCTGGGAGGTGGGGGCCGGTGGCCGCAGTATCCCGGAGGCGCTGGCGGCGGCCGTCGGTCCGACCGGGCACGTGCTGGCCACGGACATCGACCCGTCGTGGCTGAAGGCAGGCGGCGGGTACGAGGTGCGCCGGCACGACGTCGCCGCTGATCCGCCTCCGGAGCCGGGGACGTTCGACCTGGTGCACGCCCGGCTCGTGCTGGTCCATGTACCCGACCGGGCTCGGGCGCTGGCCACGATGGCGGCGGCGCTGCGGCCCGGCGGCTGGCTGCTGGTCGAGGACGCCGATACCGCTCTGCAGCCACTGGCATGCCTGGACGACAGCGGCCCGGCGCAGCGGCGGGCCAACCGGCTGCGCGACGCGGTCCGGGAGCTGCTGACGCGCCGCGGCGCGGACCTGCGCTACGGCCGGACACTGCCGCGGGCATTGCGTGAGGCCGGCTTGGTAGATGTCGCCGCCGCGGGCTCTTTCCCGGTCGGCGGACCGGCCTGCGACCGGCTGGAGGCGGCGACCATCCGGCACGTGCGCGGCGAACTGCTCGCGGCCGGCCTGGCCGACGACGCCGAGCTCGACGCGCACTTGGCCGCCATCGACGCGGGCGAACTCGACCTGACACTCGCACCGCTGATCTCGGCCTGGGGACGCCGCCCAGCCGAGCACCCGCCGGCACGCGGTTAG
- a CDS encoding FAD-dependent oxidoreductase codes for MRWPPELCETPDPQGAYPRLSDAQLQALAPHGERRRVHQDEVLYAEGLPCAEFFTVLAGKVATVEGFGVDDQVIGVHGAGRFLGELNVLTGQVGFVTGVVAEDGEVLAVPADALRRLVAGDPELGDLILRAYLIRRTMLIGLGAGFRVIGSRFSADSRRLREFAARNRLPHRWIDLEQDQEAERFLRSMGVTPEETPVVIWRGETVLRNPSNAELARAIGLPAPQVQKETHCDLLVIGAGPAGLAAAVYGASEGLATMVLDNVATGGQAGTSSRIENYLGFPSGISGGELAERAAIQAGKFGARFHVPAQACGLHLNAGDHIVTVGEGGTIHARTLIIATGVRYRRLDVGNLERFEPTSVYYAATMFEAQMCERDPIVVVGGGNSAGQAALFLARHAARVRLLVRDESLSRNMSRYLAVEIERHPRIQIMLNTEVRELIGEERLTAVIAENNRTGERFTIEARALFIFIGAEPYTTWLADEIALDPRGYILTGADAGRSGKEGVPDSVGRPFPLETSGAGVFAAGDVRSGSVKRVAAAVGEGAMAVRLIHEYLQAGE; via the coding sequence ATGCGCTGGCCGCCTGAGCTCTGCGAGACGCCGGACCCGCAAGGGGCTTACCCCCGGCTGAGCGACGCGCAGCTCCAGGCGCTGGCCCCGCACGGCGAGCGGCGCCGGGTCCACCAGGATGAGGTCCTGTACGCGGAGGGCCTTCCGTGCGCCGAATTCTTCACGGTCCTGGCCGGCAAGGTGGCGACGGTCGAGGGATTCGGCGTCGACGATCAGGTGATCGGCGTCCACGGGGCAGGCCGGTTCCTTGGAGAGCTCAACGTGCTCACCGGCCAGGTGGGCTTCGTCACCGGTGTGGTGGCCGAGGACGGCGAGGTCCTCGCCGTGCCGGCGGACGCGCTCCGCCGCCTGGTCGCCGGGGATCCGGAACTCGGCGACCTCATCCTGCGGGCCTACCTCATCCGCCGCACGATGCTCATCGGACTGGGGGCCGGCTTCCGCGTCATCGGCTCCCGCTTCTCGGCCGACTCCCGGCGGCTGCGGGAGTTCGCGGCACGCAACCGGCTGCCGCACCGGTGGATCGACCTGGAGCAGGACCAGGAGGCCGAGCGGTTCCTGCGAAGCATGGGCGTCACCCCGGAGGAGACCCCGGTCGTGATCTGGCGTGGCGAGACGGTGCTCCGCAACCCGAGCAACGCGGAGCTGGCCCGGGCGATCGGGCTCCCCGCACCACAGGTACAGAAGGAGACCCACTGCGACCTGCTCGTCATCGGGGCCGGGCCGGCGGGGCTCGCGGCGGCGGTCTACGGGGCGTCGGAGGGCCTCGCGACGATGGTCCTGGACAACGTCGCGACGGGCGGCCAGGCGGGCACCTCCTCACGGATCGAGAACTACCTCGGCTTCCCGTCCGGGATCTCCGGCGGTGAGCTGGCGGAGCGGGCGGCGATCCAGGCCGGCAAGTTCGGCGCGCGTTTCCACGTCCCCGCACAGGCATGCGGACTGCACCTGAACGCGGGCGATCACATCGTCACCGTCGGGGAGGGCGGCACGATCCACGCGCGCACCCTGATCATCGCGACCGGCGTCCGCTACCGCAGACTCGACGTCGGGAACCTGGAAAGGTTCGAGCCCACGAGCGTCTACTACGCGGCGACCATGTTCGAAGCCCAGATGTGCGAGCGGGACCCGATCGTCGTCGTGGGCGGAGGCAACTCGGCCGGTCAGGCCGCCCTGTTCCTGGCCCGGCACGCCGCCCGCGTCCGGCTGCTCGTGCGGGACGAATCGCTGTCCAGGAACATGTCCCGCTACCTGGCCGTCGAGATCGAACGGCACCCCCGGATCCAGATCATGCTGAACACCGAGGTCCGGGAGCTGATCGGGGAAGAGAGGCTCACCGCGGTCATCGCCGAGAACAACCGCACCGGCGAGCGCTTCACGATCGAGGCCCGCGCGCTGTTCATCTTCATCGGCGCGGAGCCGTACACCACCTGGCTGGCCGACGAGATCGCGCTCGACCCGCGGGGCTACATACTGACCGGCGCGGACGCCGGCCGGTCGGGCAAGGAAGGCGTGCCCGACTCCGTCGGCCGGCCGTTCCCGCTGGAGACGAGCGGCGCAGGCGTGTTCGCGGCCGGGGACGTGCGGAGCGGGTCGGTCAAGCGGGTGGCCGCGGCGGTCGGTGAAGGCGCCATGGCCGTACGGCTGATCCACGAGTACCTCCAGGCCGGAGAGTGA